The following DNA comes from Clostridiisalibacter paucivorans DSM 22131.
AAAACCACAATCTAATAAAATTTACTTAATTATATTGCTTTAGACTTAAAAATAAAGTCAACTCATTATATACATTCGATTATAAGTCTATCATATTTTTATACCATTTTAAATTCTAACATATGATAAGTTAGTACCATTTTATAGTATATATATCTACAAATGTTTACAAATATATTACAAAGAAAAAGGAGATCAAACATCGTCTCCAACTAATTATCATATCCTATTTTAATCTTGTTTTTCCCTTCTTTTTTTGCTTCTATCAATGCCTTATCTGCAATCTTAAATATTCGTTCTATATCCTTTGCAGTTTCAGGATAAGAACTAATCCCTACAGTAAAAGTAACAGAAAAGTCTAATGTTTTAATGGCTGGAAGCATCTGAGCATTTTTTATAAAGTTTTGTAATATTATTTTTGACTCATCAAGGTTTTTATACAGGATAATAATGAATTCATCTCCACCATACCTTACAACTTCTCCGTCATATTTTTTTGCATATTTGATAGCTAGGTTAGATACTGATATCAAAAGTTTATCTCCTTTGTCATGCCCGTATATATCATTCACTGCTTTAAAGTTGTCCATATCAAAAATAGACATTGTACATACTTTACTTTTCTCTTCTATATTCTTCATTATTTTCTGTAAATATTTTCTATTATAGCAATTAGTTAAAAAATCTTTATTGGAAAATTCACTTACTTTTTCAAATAGCATGGAATTTTGCCCCACAATAGATATTTGTATAGCTAATAAATCAAACAAATCTATTCTATTTTTAGAAAAATATTCTTTATAATAATGTTCAGCTACTATAAAACCTACTTTTTTATTATTTTTATAATTGTAAAGGGGTGCAACTAAAACAGATCTAGTATCTTTACTCCTTAAAAAAGAGTATTTATTACTGTTTATATTGAATGTCCCAGTTTTTTCTATTTCCAACAACACATCTAATAATTTTGTAGAAGTCTCTATGAGAAATTGATTTCCATTAGATGTGCTCCGTGAATACGTTATATATTGTCCAATATCTTTTACCCAAACAGTACACGCACTAAGACCTAAAACTCCCATCAAAATATCTGTAATTTTTTTCATTTGATTAGGAAAAGAATCAAGACTGCTAGATTGTTTAATTACTTGCCCTAATATCCAACTAATACCTTGTTGTTCTTCTAGCCTTTTTTTTAGTTTTGCATTTTCTTTATCTTTTGCTAATAAGACCTTTTTAAATTTTGCTATTTTATTATTGACATTATTCTCACTGTCCATTTATTTTACCCCCTACAAATACAAAACCATATAACATCAATAATAAATATATCAGAAATATATCTTTTTCGCTAGACT
Coding sequences within:
- a CDS encoding sensor domain-containing diguanylate cyclase translates to MDSENNVNNKIAKFKKVLLAKDKENAKLKKRLEEQQGISWILGQVIKQSSSLDSFPNQMKKITDILMGVLGLSACTVWVKDIGQYITYSRSTSNGNQFLIETSTKLLDVLLEIEKTGTFNINSNKYSFLRSKDTRSVLVAPLYNYKNNKKVGFIVAEHYYKEYFSKNRIDLFDLLAIQISIVGQNSMLFEKVSEFSNKDFLTNCYNRKYLQKIMKNIEEKSKVCTMSIFDMDNFKAVNDIYGHDKGDKLLISVSNLAIKYAKKYDGEVVRYGGDEFIIILYKNLDESKIILQNFIKNAQMLPAIKTLDFSVTFTVGISSYPETAKDIERIFKIADKALIEAKKEGKNKIKIGYDN